TTCATTTGCACACATTAGAAGCGAATGATGAATCCCAGCTTCAGCAGGCATGTAAAGCATTGGAGCAAAAAGGATTTTTGCTTCGAAGATCATGAATATGAAAAACAGCCCTTTCTAAGGCTGCTTTTTTTATGCCTAAGAAAGAACTTTATACCATCAATAATAGTAATTTTTTGTGTATATCCAGAAAAAAATCCCCAGGTCGATTCTTGGGGAGATAAGTGTAAAAAGTTTTATTCATGCGCCAGAACCAATAATGTTTACTTGCTTAACATGCTCTAGCTTCTTCAATGCCTTTAAGATCCCATTGATATCCTCTTTAGCAGAGGCTGTTTCAATGGATATGGTTACGTTCGCTCTTCCTTGCAAAGGAATTGTCTGATGGATCGTCAAGATATTACACCCTAAATTTGCCAGTACTGCTAATAAAGTAGATAAAGATCCTGATCGATCTTCTAGGTGTATGGCAATAGAAACAATTTTTTCTTTTACCATCGTTTCAAATGGGAATACTCCATCCCTGTATTTATAAAATGCACTTCGACTAAGATCAACAGATTGGACAGCTTGATTAACCGTACCTACCTTACCTGACTCCAACAATTCCTTTGCATCTAAGGTTTTGTTCATCGCTTCAGACAGTAAGTCTTCTCTAACTAAATAAAATCGTTCACCATACCGTTCCATTCTGGATCCTCCAATTATAGACATTAATGTTCAGTATATAAGAATGAACAAAGGAAGGCAATGTACTCCTCCTTTGAATATGAAAAGACTGTCAAATATGACAGTCTATTCTATAAATTCAAATTCGTACTGTAAGATTCTAACGATGTCTCCATCTTCAGCTCCACGTTCTCTTAGAGCTTGATCAATCCCCATCTTTCTCATTTGTTGAGAGAATCTTCGAATGGATTCATCTCTAGAGAAATCTGTCATTTTAAAGAGTCGCTCAATTTTTGCACCTGTAACCACAAATGTACCATCATCTTCTCGAGATAATTCGAATGGTTGTTGTTCAGCTTCGTGCTTATAGAGAACTCGTTTCTCTTGGTCTTCTGCTTCCTCTGGCTCATTAAGTGGAAATTCTGGCGTATGCTCTAAAAGATTTGCGATTTCAAATAACAAATCTCGCACACCAGATTTCGTTATCGCAGAAGTTGGGAAAATTGGGTAATCCCCAACCTTTTCCTTAAACTCATTTAGATGTTCTTCTGCACCTGGAATATCCATCTTATTGGCAACGATTAATTGAGGTCGCTCAGTCAATCGAAGATTATATTGCCTTAATTCCTCGTTAATTTTTAAGAAGTCATCATATGGATCTCGACCTTCAAGTCCTGACATATCAATAACGT
This Pseudalkalibacillus berkeleyi DNA region includes the following protein-coding sequences:
- a CDS encoding ACT domain-containing protein, encoding MERYGERFYLVREDLLSEAMNKTLDAKELLESGKVGTVNQAVQSVDLSRSAFYKYRDGVFPFETMVKEKIVSIAIHLEDRSGSLSTLLAVLANLGCNILTIHQTIPLQGRANVTISIETASAKEDINGILKALKKLEHVKQVNIIGSGA